Within Actinobaculum sp. 313, the genomic segment GAAGACCTGTTGTACCCGATTCTTCCACATAAGGGTGGAGTGTGGATTCTGCGGGTAGTGCTGCTATTGGCGTTGTGCATCCACGTCTTCGCCGCTTATAAGACCTGGCAGCGCGGTCGGCAGGGGCGCGGTGCCAAATACAAGGTCACGAAGGGCAAGAAGCGGCGTCTGACCTACGCGTCACGCACGATGCGTTACGGCGGCCTGATCTTGTTTGCCTTCATCATCTTCCATATCCTGCAGTTCACGGCACTGAAGATAAATATCGGCGCAAACTACTCGATGGTCTCGCCGTACGAGCGAGTCGTTGCCGGTTTCTCCGTGTGGTGGTGTTGGCTGATCTACTTGATCGCGATGTGCGCTTTGTGCCTGCATGTGCGCCATGGCGTGTTTTCGGCTCTGGCCACACTGGGATTGGATACACGTCAGCGCGAATTTGCCTTCAACCTCATTGCCTGGGCGTGCGCGCTGGCACTCCTCATTGGTTTTATGGCTCCCCCAACCGCCATCCTCGTTGGATGGATTTCCTAAGGAATGGACATGACTGAACTGATTCAGGGACTGTACACCGAGGGCGAGCCGATCGCCGATACGAAGGCGCCCGACGGCCCGCTTGCCGATAAGTGGAACACGCGTAAATTCAATGCGCGGCTCGTCAACCCGGCCAACCGCCGCAAGATGTCGGTGATCGTCGTCGGCTCGGGGCTTGCCGGCGCGGCTGCTGCGGCATCTTTGGGTGAAATGGGATACCCGGTCAAGGTGTTCTACTACCAGGATTCCGCTCGGCGCGCGCATTCGATTGCGGCGCAGGGCGGCATCAACGCAGCGAAGAATTACAAGAACGACAACGATTCCACCTACCGGCTTTTCTACGACACGATTAAGGGCGGTGACTATCGCGCTCGTGAGTCAAATGTATACCGGCTGGCGGAAGTCAGTGCTAACATCATCGACCAGTGCGTGGCGCAAGGAGTTCCTTTCGCCCGTGAATACGGCGGATACCTCGACAACCGCTCCTTCGGCGGTGTGCAGGTATCGCGTACCTTCTACGCGCGCGGCCAGACGGGTCAGCAGTTGCTGATCGGCGCCTACCAGGCGTTGATGCGGCAGGTTGCCGCCGGAACGGTCAAGGCCTATGACCGCCACGAGATGATGGAGCTCATCGTCAAGGACGGCCGAGCACGCGGAATCGTCACTCGTGATATGGTCAGCGGCCAAATTGAGACCTTTGTTGCCGACGCCGTCGTACTAGCCACCGGCGGATACGGTAACGTGTTTTTCCTATCCACGAACGCGATGGGCTGCAATGCTTCGGCCATCTGGCGTGCCCACCGCAAGGGTGCTTACTTCGCCAACCCGTGCTACACGCAGATTCATCCGACTTGTATTCCACAGCACGGTGACTACCAGTCCAAACTCACCCTGATGTCGGAGTCGCTGCGTAACGATGGGCGCATCTGGGTGCCGAAGAAGAAAGAGGACTGCAAGAAGGATCCGCGCGATATTCCCGAGGAGGATCGCGACTACTACCTGGAGCGCATCTACCCGGCCTTCGGCAATCTGGTGCCGCGCGATATCGCTTCCCGGCAGGCCAAGAATATGTGCGATGAAGGTCGCGGCGTTGGTCCGGAGATTGACGGAGTGGCGCGGGGTGTGTACCTCGATTTCGCGGACGCCATCCAGCGTATGGGGCGAGAGGCGGTTTCCGCCAAGTACGGCAATCTGTTTGACATGTACAAGCGGATCACCGACGACGACCCGTACGAGGTCCCGATGCGTATCTACCCGGCCGTTCATTACACGATGGGTGGCCTGTGGGTCGATTACGATCTCGAGTCGACGATCCCGGGCCTGTACGTGACCGGCGAGGCGAACTTCTCCGATCACGGCGCCAACCGGCTCGGTGCCTCGGCATTGATGCAGGGCCTGGCGGACGGGTACTTCGTGTTGCCCAATACAATCAACGACTACCTCGCCGATGCGCCGTTCGAAAGCCTTGATGCGGCCGATCCTGCTGTTGCTGAGGCACGGCAGAACGTGGAGGAACGCGTCGGGACCTTCATGAACATGAAGGGAACGCATTCAGTGGATTACTTCCATAAGAAGCTCGGCTCCATCATGTGGGAGCGATGCGGTATGGAGCGGACGGCCGAAGGCCTGCGGAAGGCA encodes:
- a CDS encoding succinate dehydrogenase cytochrome b subunit; translated protein: MATSSLPVKRGRQTTVALKVAMAVTGLIFVLFVLFHMYGNLKLFMGAEAYNHYAEWLHEDLLYPILPHKGGVWILRVVLLLALCIHVFAAYKTWQRGRQGRGAKYKVTKGKKRRLTYASRTMRYGGLILFAFIIFHILQFTALKINIGANYSMVSPYERVVAGFSVWWCWLIYLIAMCALCLHVRHGVFSALATLGLDTRQREFAFNLIAWACALALLIGFMAPPTAILVGWIS
- a CDS encoding fumarate reductase/succinate dehydrogenase flavoprotein subunit gives rise to the protein MTELIQGLYTEGEPIADTKAPDGPLADKWNTRKFNARLVNPANRRKMSVIVVGSGLAGAAAAASLGEMGYPVKVFYYQDSARRAHSIAAQGGINAAKNYKNDNDSTYRLFYDTIKGGDYRARESNVYRLAEVSANIIDQCVAQGVPFAREYGGYLDNRSFGGVQVSRTFYARGQTGQQLLIGAYQALMRQVAAGTVKAYDRHEMMELIVKDGRARGIVTRDMVSGQIETFVADAVVLATGGYGNVFFLSTNAMGCNASAIWRAHRKGAYFANPCYTQIHPTCIPQHGDYQSKLTLMSESLRNDGRIWVPKKKEDCKKDPRDIPEEDRDYYLERIYPAFGNLVPRDIASRQAKNMCDEGRGVGPEIDGVARGVYLDFADAIQRMGREAVSAKYGNLFDMYKRITDDDPYEVPMRIYPAVHYTMGGLWVDYDLESTIPGLYVTGEANFSDHGANRLGASALMQGLADGYFVLPNTINDYLADAPFESLDAADPAVAEARQNVEERVGTFMNMKGTHSVDYFHKKLGSIMWERCGMERTAEGLRKAVGEIRELHEQFWRDARVPGSAKDLNNSLEKAGRVADFFELAELMCIDALHREESCGGHFRAESQTPEGEALRHDDRFAYVAAWEWTGESQPPVLHKEDLNYQFVHMTQRSYK